The DNA window CCGTGGCAAAGGTGATGCGACTTTCGCGCAGGGCCAGATCGGCCTGGCCCAGCCAGGTCTCGCGCACGCGCACATCCAGATCGGTCAGGCCACGTTTGCGCGCCACATCCGTATCGAACCAGGCCGACAGGCAGGCCAGCTGCTGAGCTTCCGTGGGCTGGCTGCGCAGGGCAGCGACATCGCCCACCGCCCATGCGTTGGCGCGCGCGGTCATCCGTGGTAACTCGAACTCGATCCGGTCCAGCGTCCGGTTGAAGCATTCCAGGTCCACCGGCTTCAACGGCTCCTTGCGGAAGTCGGCGATCGCCTGCTTGGGATCCTCAATCATCAGTTTGAGGGTGGCCGGCGTGATTTTTAGCTTGCGCTTCTTCAGTGCCGCCTCGAGTACGGGCTCGATCACGTTGCGCTCCTTCAGTCCCGAACGCGACAAGGCCTCCTGATACAACTGGAAGACGGCGATTAGCGGTCGCTTCTTCTCGATGCCGGTGTCCCGTCCCAGGTAGCGCTGCTTCAGCCTCGCCCAGCGCGCATAGGTGTCCGCGGGCAGGACGTCCTGCAGGCGTTGGTCGCCCGGATTTTTTGCCGCCTTCATGGCCGAAGGCAGCAGCAGCATGCCGCGAAAGAAACCGACGTCCGCATCTACCTGCACGCCGGGCGAACCCAGCACGCGGTCGACCACTTGCAATACCTGCTCCACTTCATCCGAGCGCCAGGTCATGCGCTTGGGCAGCGGCGACTGCGTACCCAGGATGTAGAGCAGGTGATCGCCGTTGCGCACCCGCCACAAACCGGGCCCCGGCTGCACACCGCTGACCGTGATGGCCTCCAGCTCACGTACGGGCGCTTCCGTGGCGCTGGTCGGCGCGGTTACCGGCGGAAGCTTCGGGGAGGCAACGGCAGCAGGAGCGGCGGTCACGGGGCCTTCCCGCGCCAGCAGATCGCCGCGCATCGCTACGGTCGATGCTGCCAGCATGACCAGCAGCAGGCCAAGCCAGTCTCGACGCATTCCCTGCACTCCTGTCATCGCGCCATGGCCGGCGCGGCAGGTATGACCTTACTGAATTGCCATGGTTCCGTCAGGCGACGCGGCCACCGGCTTCGCGCAGATGTCGGGCGGTCTCGCTGTCGTGCTCGAGCAACTGAAAGCCCTTCCAGACAAAGCCCGGCGACACCGAGCAGTCCATGACGGTATAGGCGCCCAGGCTGCGCGCGCTCTGCCAGATGCCGGCCTGCACCACCTGCACCTGCTGGCCACCCCGGGCCGAGGTATCCAACTGAGCGCGGCTCAAGGTGCGGGTTTCCGGATCGAACATCGACAGTTCCAGCGCGCTGCCTTCCGCCCAGTCCCAGATCTCGGTCGCGTCCACACGGTGCCAACGACTGACAACACCTTCGGTAATGAGGAACTTGATCGCCGTCAGCGTGGCACGCTCGATGCCATTCACTTCGGTGCGTTTGTTCGATTCAAAAATGCGCCGAAAGTAGCCGCCCTCGGGATGAGGGGCCAGGTCCAGGGTGCGGATCAGCTCTTCGGCGCGTGCGTGCATGAAGGGATTCTAAACACGACTCGCCGGGATGCCGCAAGCCGGGCTGGACCATGGCGAGCCCGATTCGAGCAAAACGGGCGCGCTGAGGCCCTGAAACGAAAAAACCGCTCGGTCACGCAAGGTGACGGAACGGTCTTGTCGTACTGCTTGGTCGGGGTAGCCGGATTTGAACCGACGACCACCAGTCCCCCAGACTGGTGCGCTACCAGGCTGCGCTATACCCCGAATTCTGAAAATTCGCCGCCGCGAGGCGGGCGCTGATTATAGCCGCAAGCGATGAGCCATTCCTAGCAAGGCTCTGCTGCTGGGCCAATCAACGGCGCAACAACTGCAGGATTTCTTCCAGCTCCATGCGCACCTGGCGCACGATCTGGTTGCTCAAGGCGGATTCCTGTTTGGCGCCCTCGCCTTCCAGGCGCAGCCGCGCGCCACCGATCGTGTAGCCCTGTTCGTACAGCAGGCTGCGGATCTGCCGCACCATCAGCACGTCATGGCGCTGGTAATAACGACGATTGCCGCGTCGCTTGGCCGGTTCCAGGCTGGGAAATTCGGTTTCCCAGTAGCGCAGCACATGCGGTTTGACATCGCACAGCTCGCTGACCTCACCAATGGTGAAGTAGCGCTTGGCCGGAATCGGCGGAAGTTCGCGGTTACTGCCCGGGTCCAGCATAGGCTTCCACACGCTCCTTGAGTTTCTGCCCCGGGCGGAACGTCACGACGGTCCGCGCCGAAATGGGGATCTCTTCCCCGGTCTTGGGGTTGCGGCCCGGGCGCTGGTTCTTGCGGCGCAGGTCGAAGTTGCCGAAGCCCGACAGCTTGACCTGGCGACCCTGCTCCAACGCATCGCGGAGCACGTCGAAATAGGCATCGACGAATTCCTTGGCCTCACGCTTGTTCAGTCCGACTTCGTCGAACAACCGCTCTGCCATTTCAGCCTTGGTCAACGCCATGCCCACCTGTTCCCCAGTCTTTGTTTCCAGTACCGCTCGCAACGCTTTGCATTTATCCGCGGATTCGGGCGCCATGTGCCTGCGCCAGCGCAGACACCACGACTTCCACTACCGAATCGACGTCGCTGTCATTCAGAGTGCGTGATTTGTCCTGCAAAATCAAGCCCATAGCGAGACTCTTTTGACCGGATTCGACCCCAGCCCCCACATACCGGTCAAACAGTTGGACCTCGCGTAGCAGTGGCCCGGCTGTCTGTTCCACAGTCTCGCGCAAAGCTTGCCAGCTGACGTGGTCGGACACGACGAACGCAAGATCCCGGCGGACGGACGGGTAGCGCGACAGGTCGGCGGCACGCGGCACGGTCCGGGCCACCAGCGGCGCCAGGTCCAGTTCCAGGACGAAGACATCGGCATCGATGTCCAGCGCCCGCTGCAAACGGGGGTGCAGCTGGCCCAGCCAGCCCAGGTAGTGCCCGTCGCGATAGACCTCGGCCGAGCGGCCCGGATGGCCCTGGGGCGGCGACGCGGGACGGAACTCCAGGACCGCGCCGGACGCAGCAGCCAGACTCTGCAGATCTCCCTTCAGGTCGTGGAAGTCGACCTTGCGCGCCGGCGTCTGCCCCCATTGTTCCTGGTAAGCGTCGCCGCAGACCGCAGCGGCCAGGCGCTGGGTCTCGCGCGGGGCCTGACCCTGCCCGGCATCGGCAAACACATTGCCCAGCTCGAACAGGCGCACACGGGTGGCCTGGCGAGCCAGGTTGCGTCCCAGCGCAGCCACCAGTCCGGGAAGCAGCGAGGTACGCATCACACCCAGCTCGGCGCTCAGCGGATTGGCCAGCGGCACGCCGCCCGCCTGCAGCTGCCATTGCTGCAGCGACTGCGCATCGACGAAAGCGAAGTTGACCGTTTCGAAATACTCGCGCGCGGCCCATTGGCGACGCACCGTGGCGTCATCCAGGCGCGTTTCGGTGATGCCGGCGATGCGCGTGGCGCCGCCGGGCAGCGTGGTCGGAATGCGCTCGTAGCCGTGGATGCGCGCCAACTCCTCAATCAAGTCTTCTTCGATGGCGATATCGAAGCGGCGCGACGGCGGCACGACCTGCCAACCCTCCGTGGTTGCGCTGACCTGCATGCCCAGCGCGATCAGGATGCGCGCAATCTCGGCATCCTCGATGGCGATTCCCAGGACGCGCTGCACGCGTGCGCGCCGCAGGGTGATGGGTGCGGGCGCCGTCAGGTGCTCCGGCAACGCGGCTTCGGTGATCGGGCCGGCTGCACCGCCGCCGATTTCCAGGATCAAACGGGTGGCATATTCCACCGCCTGGCGCGGCAACTCCGGATCCACGCCACGCTCGAAGCGATGGCCGGCATCGGTGTGCAGGCCCAGCTTGCGGCTGCGGCCAATGATGGCTGAGGGAATCCAGTGCGCCGCTTCCAGGAACACGTTGCGCGTGCTGTCGGTGACGCGCGTGTCGTAGCCGCCCATGATGCCGCCCAGTGCCACTGCGCGCGCCGCGGCGCCGCCGTGACCGTCGGACACCACCAGCATGTCGTCATCGAGCTTGACGGTCCGGCCGTCGAGCAGCTTGAGCTCCTCGCCGGCGCGAGCCGGGCGCACGACAACGGCGCCTTCCAGCAGGTCATGATCGAAGGCATGCATGGGTTGGCCAAGTTCCAGCATCACGTATTGGGTGACGTCGACCAGCAGGCTGATCGGGCGCACGCCGGAACGGCGCAGGCGCTCGGCCATCCACGCCGGCGTGGGCGCGGTGGCATTCACGCCTTCGATCACGCGACCGACGAAACGCGGCACGCGTTCGCCGGCTCTCAGTTCCACCACCCGCTCGCTGCCGATCCGCGCCGGCACTGTCTCGCCTGCCAGCGGCTGCACCGCGCTGTCCAGGGCGGCTGCCACGTCGTAGGCAATGCCACGCACGCTGAAGCAATCCGCGCGATTGGGGGTCAGCTTGATTTCGATGCTGGCGTCGGGCAGCCCCAGGTAATTCGCCAATGCGGTGCCAACGGGTGCATTGGCAGGCAGTTCCAGCAGGCCGGAAGCGTCCGCATCCAGTCCTAGTTCCTTGGCCGAGCACAGCATGCCGTTGGACTCGACACCGCGCAGCTTGGCCGCCTTGATGTCGATGCCATTGACGTGGGCGCCTACCGTGGCCAACGGCGCCACCAGGCCCGGGCGTGCATTGGGCGCGCCGCAGACAATCTGCAGGAGTGCGTCGCCGCCGACATCGACCTGGCAGACCTGCAGACGATCGGCTTCGGGGTGCTTGGCGCATTCGACGATGCGCGCCACCACCACACCGGCCACGCCGTCACCCAGCGCGGTCACTTCTTCCACTTCCAGGCCGATTGCGGTGAGCACCGCCGCCAGTTGCTCACGGCTGGCCTGGGTGGGGACATGACTGCGCAACCAGTTTTCAGAGAATTTCATCGGGTCTCACCATCAGGCGGGCTCGGCCCGCCACAGCATCAAGATTCGAGGACGCGCATGCGCATCCCGCCATAATCAGGGGTTCAAGCGAACTGGCGCAGAAAGCGCACGTCGTTCTCGAAGAACGCGCGCAAATCGTTGACGCCGTAGCGCAGCATGGCAAAGCGCTCCACGCCCATGCCGAAGGCAAAGCCGGTATAGCGCTCCGGATCGATGCCGCAGTTGCGCAGCACATTCGGATGGACCATGCCGCAACCCAGCACTTCCAGCCAGCGGGTGCTGCCGTCCGGTTGTTGCCAGGCGATGTCGACCTCGGCGCCGGGCTCCACGAACGGGAAGTAGCTCGGGCGGAAGCGCATCTCGAAATCGCGCTCGAAGAACGCGCGCACGAATTCGGCCAGCGTGCCCTTCAGGTCCGCGAAGGTGGAATGCTCGTCCACCAGCAGCCCTTCCACCTGATGGAACATCGGCGAGTGGGTCTGATCACTGTCGCTGCGGTAGACCTTGCCGGCGGCGATCATGCGCAGCGGCGGACGATGGGCGTCCATGTAACGCACCTGCACACCCGAGGTATGCGTGCGCAGCAGGCGGCCATCGCCAAAGTAGAAGGTATCGTGCATCGCGCGCGCCGGATGGTGCGGCGGGAAGTTCAGTGCTTCGAAGTTATGCCAGTCGTCCTCGATTTCCGGGCCGTCGGCCAACTCGTAGCCCAGGCGGCCAAAAATGTCGGCCATGCGCTCAAGGGTGCGGCTGATTGGATGCAGGCCACCGCGCTGGCCGTTGCGGCCCGGCAGGGTGACGTCGATGGTTTCGCCGGCAAGGCGGGCGTCCAGCGCTGCGTTGTCGAGCAACTGCTTGCGTGCGGCGAGCGCCTCGCCGATTTCATCGCGCACGCGATTGATAGCTTCACCGGCCTGTTTGCGCTGATCCGCCGGCAGGCTGCCCAGC is part of the Pseudoxanthomonas indica genome and encodes:
- a CDS encoding TraB/GumN family protein encodes the protein MRGDLLAREGPVTAAPAAVASPKLPPVTAPTSATEAPVRELEAITVSGVQPGPGLWRVRNGDHLLYILGTQSPLPKRMTWRSDEVEQVLQVVDRVLGSPGVQVDADVGFFRGMLLLPSAMKAAKNPGDQRLQDVLPADTYARWARLKQRYLGRDTGIEKKRPLIAVFQLYQEALSRSGLKERNVIEPVLEAALKKRKLKITPATLKLMIEDPKQAIADFRKEPLKPVDLECFNRTLDRIEFELPRMTARANAWAVGDVAALRSQPTEAQQLACLSAWFDTDVARKRGLTDLDVRVRETWLGQADLALRESRITFATVGIGELLKPGGYLAQLQARGYTVEAPE
- a CDS encoding cupin domain-containing protein; translated protein: MHARAEELIRTLDLAPHPEGGYFRRIFESNKRTEVNGIERATLTAIKFLITEGVVSRWHRVDATEIWDWAEGSALELSMFDPETRTLSRAQLDTSARGGQQVQVVQAGIWQSARSLGAYTVMDCSVSPGFVWKGFQLLEHDSETARHLREAGGRVA
- a CDS encoding MerR family transcriptional regulator codes for the protein MLDPGSNRELPPIPAKRYFTIGEVSELCDVKPHVLRYWETEFPSLEPAKRRGNRRYYQRHDVLMVRQIRSLLYEQGYTIGGARLRLEGEGAKQESALSNQIVRQVRMELEEILQLLRR
- a CDS encoding integration host factor subunit alpha; translated protein: MALTKAEMAERLFDEVGLNKREAKEFVDAYFDVLRDALEQGRQVKLSGFGNFDLRRKNQRPGRNPKTGEEIPISARTVVTFRPGQKLKERVEAYAGPGQ
- the pheT gene encoding phenylalanine--tRNA ligase subunit beta, with the translated sequence MKFSENWLRSHVPTQASREQLAAVLTAIGLEVEEVTALGDGVAGVVVARIVECAKHPEADRLQVCQVDVGGDALLQIVCGAPNARPGLVAPLATVGAHVNGIDIKAAKLRGVESNGMLCSAKELGLDADASGLLELPANAPVGTALANYLGLPDASIEIKLTPNRADCFSVRGIAYDVAAALDSAVQPLAGETVPARIGSERVVELRAGERVPRFVGRVIEGVNATAPTPAWMAERLRRSGVRPISLLVDVTQYVMLELGQPMHAFDHDLLEGAVVVRPARAGEELKLLDGRTVKLDDDMLVVSDGHGGAAARAVALGGIMGGYDTRVTDSTRNVFLEAAHWIPSAIIGRSRKLGLHTDAGHRFERGVDPELPRQAVEYATRLILEIGGGAAGPITEAALPEHLTAPAPITLRRARVQRVLGIAIEDAEIARILIALGMQVSATTEGWQVVPPSRRFDIAIEEDLIEELARIHGYERIPTTLPGGATRIAGITETRLDDATVRRQWAAREYFETVNFAFVDAQSLQQWQLQAGGVPLANPLSAELGVMRTSLLPGLVAALGRNLARQATRVRLFELGNVFADAGQGQAPRETQRLAAAVCGDAYQEQWGQTPARKVDFHDLKGDLQSLAAASGAVLEFRPASPPQGHPGRSAEVYRDGHYLGWLGQLHPRLQRALDIDADVFVLELDLAPLVARTVPRAADLSRYPSVRRDLAFVVSDHVSWQALRETVEQTAGPLLREVQLFDRYVGAGVESGQKSLAMGLILQDKSRTLNDSDVDSVVEVVVSALAQAHGARIRG
- the pheS gene encoding phenylalanine--tRNA ligase subunit alpha, with the translated sequence MSDIESVSRQALADIADAQSPDAVEHLRVALLGKSGSITAQLKQLGSLPADQRKQAGEAINRVRDEIGEALAARKQLLDNAALDARLAGETIDVTLPGRNGQRGGLHPISRTLERMADIFGRLGYELADGPEIEDDWHNFEALNFPPHHPARAMHDTFYFGDGRLLRTHTSGVQVRYMDAHRPPLRMIAAGKVYRSDSDQTHSPMFHQVEGLLVDEHSTFADLKGTLAEFVRAFFERDFEMRFRPSYFPFVEPGAEVDIAWQQPDGSTRWLEVLGCGMVHPNVLRNCGIDPERYTGFAFGMGVERFAMLRYGVNDLRAFFENDVRFLRQFA